In Nostoc sp. CENA543, a single genomic region encodes these proteins:
- a CDS encoding CHAT domain-containing protein, with product MKANINAKSILLLAANPKGTKGLRLQEEEREIRERLRLAGYGKTPINSTGATRPRDIQQAMLDFKPQIVHFSGHGAEQEGLVFEDVTGQEKLVDTSALANLFRLFSSRVECVVLNACYSKFQAEAIARYIEYVIGMSKAIGDKAAIEFSVGFYSALGSGESIEFAYELGCNAIQLEGLPEELTPVLYKKGKLLQIYIGNRVFKDDDDETTNENSRNLVRNNYSTDINNTLLINQSLEIPVETSVNNPIQQPHNQSEEPSSKDEVVLNLIEQLFDALSSPNLEIGIQKFAAIAHHSLFINDQIDPAFRKNSFNVAARRFNLYKQPIKVIGSEYTGRTRLGSRGSKEDGREEKYAIERKDYSAGLKGHIRIFFPTNGESAKISGLNL from the coding sequence ATGAAGGCTAACATTAATGCTAAATCAATTTTATTACTTGCAGCCAATCCTAAAGGAACTAAGGGTTTGCGGTTGCAAGAAGAGGAAAGGGAAATTAGAGAAAGGCTACGCCTAGCCGGATACGGAAAGACACCTATCAACTCGACTGGAGCAACCCGACCAAGAGATATTCAGCAAGCAATGCTAGACTTTAAACCCCAAATCGTCCACTTCAGTGGTCATGGTGCTGAACAGGAAGGATTAGTGTTTGAAGACGTAACAGGACAGGAAAAGTTGGTTGATACTTCTGCTTTAGCCAACCTGTTTCGGCTATTCTCTAGTCGTGTTGAATGTGTTGTTTTAAATGCCTGTTATTCTAAGTTTCAAGCTGAGGCGATCGCTCGATACATTGAATATGTAATTGGCATGAGTAAGGCAATTGGTGATAAAGCAGCAATTGAGTTTTCTGTAGGTTTTTACTCTGCTCTAGGAAGTGGAGAATCAATTGAATTTGCTTATGAGCTTGGTTGTAATGCAATTCAGTTAGAAGGCTTGCCAGAAGAATTAACACCTGTTCTTTATAAAAAAGGAAAACTACTACAAATTTATATCGGAAATCGAGTCTTTAAAGATGATGATGATGAAACAACTAATGAAAACAGTCGAAATCTTGTCAGGAATAATTACAGTACAGATATTAACAATACTCTTCTCATAAATCAGTCTTTAGAAATTCCCGTAGAAACCTCTGTCAACAACCCAATTCAACAACCTCACAACCAATCTGAAGAACCGTCTAGTAAAGATGAAGTTGTGCTGAATCTCATTGAGCAATTATTTGATGCCTTATCTAGTCCTAATCTAGAAATAGGTATCCAAAAATTTGCAGCGATCGCGCATCATTCCTTATTTATAAACGATCAAATTGATCCAGCTTTTCGTAAAAATAGCTTTAATGTAGCTGCTAGAAGATTCAATTTGTATAAACAACCTATTAAAGTTATTGGGAGTGAATATACAGGAAGAACAAGACTGGGTTCAAGAGGTAGTAAAGAAGATGGGAGAGAAGAAAAGTATGCGATTGAACGCAAGGATTATTCCGCCGGATTAAAAGGACATATTAGGATATTCTTTCCTACTAACGGTGAGTCAGCTAAAATATCAGGCTTAAATCTTTAA
- the murI gene encoding glutamate racemase: MYSSSSFEGNLYEFLEQEPQRAPIGVFDSGVGGLTVLRQIYRQLPHESVIYFGDTARLPYGIRSQAEITQFVREILDWMQQQRVKMVIMACNTSSALALETVRAEYDIPILGVILPGAKAAVQQGKRIGIIATPATAKSNAYKHAILEINPEVEVWQVGCPEFVPLIEQNRIHDPYTTEVAKSYLEPLLQQDIDTLVYGCTHYPLLAPVVRSLLPTQVKIIDPAVYVVNACSQELELLGLNNTHPPLPTRFAVSGSPQQFAQSGINWLGFTPIVEAVDFANIHSH; encoded by the coding sequence GTGTATTCATCTTCCAGTTTTGAAGGTAATCTTTACGAATTCTTAGAACAGGAGCCTCAACGCGCTCCCATCGGTGTATTTGATAGTGGTGTTGGTGGGTTAACGGTATTGCGTCAAATCTATCGGCAGTTACCTCATGAATCAGTTATCTACTTCGGCGATACCGCTAGGCTACCTTACGGTATTCGTTCCCAAGCCGAAATCACCCAATTTGTCCGCGAAATCCTCGATTGGATGCAGCAGCAACGGGTGAAAATGGTGATTATGGCTTGTAATACGAGTTCTGCCTTGGCTCTAGAAACAGTCCGTGCAGAATATGACATCCCAATTTTGGGGGTGATTCTTCCTGGAGCTAAAGCCGCAGTTCAACAAGGTAAGCGCATCGGTATTATTGCTACACCAGCCACAGCTAAAAGCAACGCCTACAAGCACGCTATCTTAGAAATCAACCCAGAAGTAGAAGTGTGGCAAGTCGGCTGTCCAGAGTTTGTCCCACTCATTGAGCAGAATCGCATTCATGACCCCTACACTACAGAAGTTGCTAAATCTTATTTAGAACCTTTGCTGCAACAAGATATCGATACTTTAGTGTATGGCTGTACCCATTATCCCTTACTTGCTCCTGTAGTGCGATCGCTCCTGCCTACTCAAGTAAAAATTATTGACCCTGCTGTTTATGTCGTCAATGCTTGTAGTCAAGAACTAGAACTACTTGGTCTCAACAACACTCATCCTCCCCTCCCAACTCGCTTTGCTGTTAGTGGTTCTCCCCAACAGTTTGCCCAATCTGGAATCAATTGGTTAGGCTTTACGCCCATCGTTGAAGCGGTAGATTTCGCTAATATTCATAGTCATTAG
- a CDS encoding N-acetylmuramoyl-L-alanine amidase codes for MKLEWLLTGTVGTVLLLSSPTWATSLSSWRFDAGQNRLEINTTGNVQPKAQLIFSPTRLVIDLPGIVFGRPQSTQQVGGAIRAVRVGQFDPQTTRIVVELAPGYTLDPQQIKFVGITPRRWTVQLPRPVAETTESNPDSVYNVVTLDSDAKPEFSENVVSAAGSTQIENVQVTGDGFFVRTSGNNPQVSTIRSRDRSTIFMDIAGATLSPRLNQRNITVNKHGVSRVELTQLQTRTPSVRITLRVDKNSPDWRVSSSSVGGLVILPSRVVRLPGNTNSDNSENVTTIPSRPPVDSDVATIQSIDLADNQLLIRANQDLSATSGWDRNTGLFRITINNAKLASNVKGPILTANSPILRVRLQTQNPNTVIVLVQPATGVQVGSLNQVGSELLALQLQGSRRSVTTPPLPPIQGQLPDPRNPQPTTPPTRPAPRGRVVVMIDPGHGGKDPGAIGIGGVREKDIILPISQRIAQVLQQNGVQVIMARNADYFVSLPGRVQMAERAGADVFVSIHANSAGAGRPDVSGLEVYYYDNGLSLARVVHNSILQGVNVRDRGVRRARFYVLRKSSMPSILVETGYLTGREDVAKLQSTAYQNQMADAIARGILQYLRR; via the coding sequence GTGAAACTAGAGTGGCTACTAACCGGAACTGTGGGTACGGTGTTGTTACTGTCATCGCCAACTTGGGCAACAAGTTTAAGTTCTTGGCGTTTTGATGCCGGTCAAAACCGTTTAGAAATTAACACTACAGGAAACGTACAACCAAAAGCACAACTGATTTTTAGTCCCACACGTTTAGTAATTGACCTACCGGGAATTGTTTTTGGCAGACCCCAGTCTACACAGCAGGTAGGGGGTGCGATTCGGGCTGTGCGTGTAGGACAATTTGACCCCCAAACTACTCGCATCGTTGTCGAACTTGCCCCTGGTTATACCCTCGACCCCCAACAAATCAAATTTGTGGGGATTACCCCCCGTCGCTGGACTGTCCAGTTACCTAGACCAGTGGCGGAAACCACGGAATCTAATCCAGATAGTGTTTATAACGTAGTCACCCTAGATTCTGATGCGAAACCAGAGTTTTCAGAAAATGTAGTCAGTGCTGCTGGCTCAACTCAAATTGAGAACGTACAAGTAACTGGGGATGGTTTTTTTGTGCGGACAAGCGGGAATAATCCCCAAGTCAGTACAATTCGTAGCCGCGATCGCTCTACCATTTTTATGGATATCGCTGGTGCAACTTTATCCCCCCGTCTCAATCAGCGCAATATTACTGTCAACAAGCATGGTGTCAGCCGTGTAGAACTGACCCAACTGCAAACCCGCACACCATCTGTCCGCATAACTTTACGGGTAGACAAAAATAGTCCAGACTGGCGAGTTAGTAGCAGTAGTGTCGGTGGTTTGGTCATTCTACCCAGTCGTGTGGTGAGACTCCCAGGCAATACCAATTCTGATAACTCGGAAAATGTTACTACTATTCCCAGCAGACCACCTGTTGACAGCGATGTAGCAACGATTCAATCTATTGATCTAGCAGATAATCAATTGCTCATTCGCGCTAATCAAGATTTATCAGCTACCAGTGGTTGGGATCGCAATACTGGTTTGTTCCGCATTACTATCAATAATGCCAAGTTAGCCTCTAACGTCAAAGGCCCGATATTAACAGCCAATAGCCCTATCCTCCGAGTTAGGTTACAGACTCAAAACCCCAACACAGTTATTGTCTTAGTCCAACCAGCTACTGGGGTGCAAGTTGGTTCCCTCAACCAAGTTGGTAGTGAATTATTGGCTCTACAATTACAAGGTTCTCGTCGTTCAGTTACTACACCACCTCTACCTCCCATCCAAGGACAACTACCAGATCCGCGCAACCCCCAACCCACCACCCCACCCACTCGTCCTGCACCTAGAGGGAGAGTAGTAGTGATGATTGACCCTGGACATGGTGGAAAAGACCCAGGTGCAATCGGAATTGGGGGAGTACGGGAAAAAGATATCATCCTCCCCATTAGCCAAAGGATTGCTCAAGTCTTGCAACAAAACGGTGTGCAAGTCATTATGGCCAGGAACGCTGACTACTTCGTCAGTTTGCCAGGCCGAGTCCAAATGGCGGAACGTGCTGGAGCGGATGTCTTTGTAAGTATTCACGCCAACTCCGCCGGCGCAGGTCGTCCTGATGTGAGTGGATTAGAAGTTTATTACTACGACAATGGTTTGAGTCTAGCGCGTGTAGTTCATAACAGTATTCTCCAAGGTGTAAATGTCAGAGACAGGGGAGTCAGACGCGCCAGATTTTACGTCCTCAGAAAAAGTTCTATGCCCTCTATTTTGGTGGAAACAGGTTATTTGACTGGTCGCGAGGATGTAGCTAAGTTGCAAAGCACAGCTTACCAAAACCAAATGGCAGATGCGATCGCCCGTGGGATTCTCCAATATCTCCGACGCTAA
- a CDS encoding N-acetylmuramoyl-L-alanine amidase produces the protein MKLEWLLTGTVGTVLLLSSPTWATSLSSWRFDANQNRLEINTTGSVQPQAQLIFNPTRLVIDLPGITLGRPQLTQQVGGAIRAVRVGQFDPQTTRIVIELAPGYTLDPQQIKFVGITASRWTVQLPTPVAEGNIDNPEIAQQPPSNPSPRNIYTVTPTNREPEVNNNLASTTQIENLQVTGDGFFVRTRGGNPQVRVNRTEDQQVLNIDIAGASLSPNLRQQDFSINRYGVSRIQFTQLPNTNQTVRMTMLLDKNSSDWRVSTSSVGGFVVIPNRSAVTLPRENNPQTISSNSPANIEAIELAENGTQLLIRADQSISAQGGWDRTTGLFRITINNAKLAANVKGPTLTANSPILRVRLQPQAPNTVVVLVQPSAGVQVGELNQVGNQLLALELQGSRRLTPPIFVPSDNPSQSRNPNIDIPRNNTSTPRSSVPRGKVIVVIDPGHGGKDSGAPGLGGLLEKDVVLPIGRRIAAILEQNGVQAVLTRDADFFVELQGRVDIAERANATVFVSVHANSVDNRPDVNGLEVYYYDSGYALAETVRNSILQSIGTIKDRGTRKARFYVLRKSSMPSILVETGYMTGREDNPRLGSPEYQNRMAEAIARGILQYLKR, from the coding sequence GTGAAACTAGAGTGGCTACTAACCGGAACTGTAGGTACAGTATTGTTACTGTCATCGCCAACTTGGGCAACAAGTTTAAGTTCTTGGCGTTTTGATGCCAATCAAAACCGTCTAGAAATTAACACTACAGGTAGCGTCCAACCACAAGCCCAACTAATCTTTAATCCGACACGTTTAGTAATTGACCTCCCAGGGATAACCCTCGGCAGACCCCAGTTGACTCAGCAGGTAGGGGGCGCGATTCGGGCTGTGCGTGTAGGACAATTTGACCCCCAAACCACCCGCATCGTCATCGAACTAGCCCCTGGTTATACCCTCGACCCCCAACAAATCAAGTTTGTAGGGATTACCGCCAGTCGTTGGACGGTTCAATTACCCACACCTGTAGCAGAAGGTAATATCGATAACCCAGAAATTGCCCAGCAGCCACCCTCAAATCCATCTCCGAGAAATATTTACACAGTCACCCCTACAAATCGCGAACCAGAAGTCAATAATAATCTCGCCTCCACTACGCAAATTGAAAACCTGCAAGTTACAGGTGATGGCTTTTTTGTCCGCACTCGTGGCGGTAATCCCCAAGTTCGAGTCAATCGCACTGAAGATCAGCAGGTACTCAACATTGATATTGCAGGTGCATCCTTATCACCAAACCTGAGACAGCAGGACTTTTCTATCAATCGTTATGGTGTTAGCCGCATTCAATTTACCCAATTACCAAACACCAATCAAACTGTCAGAATGACCATGCTGCTGGATAAAAATAGTTCTGACTGGCGAGTCAGCACTAGCAGTGTGGGTGGGTTTGTAGTGATACCGAATAGAAGTGCCGTTACATTACCTAGAGAGAATAACCCACAAACCATCTCCAGCAATTCACCAGCCAATATTGAAGCGATAGAGTTAGCTGAAAATGGGACACAGTTATTGATTCGAGCAGATCAATCTATATCTGCTCAAGGTGGTTGGGATAGAACCACAGGATTATTTCGGATCACTATTAATAATGCTAAATTAGCCGCCAATGTTAAAGGCCCCACTCTCACGGCCAATAGTCCAATTCTCAGAGTCCGGTTACAACCCCAAGCACCCAATACAGTAGTTGTTTTAGTACAACCTTCAGCCGGAGTGCAGGTAGGGGAACTCAATCAAGTCGGCAACCAACTTCTGGCTTTAGAGTTACAAGGCTCACGCCGATTGACACCCCCAATCTTTGTCCCTTCAGATAATCCATCTCAGTCACGCAATCCCAATATCGATATTCCCAGAAACAACACTTCTACCCCTCGTTCCTCAGTTCCCAGGGGTAAAGTCATAGTAGTGATTGACCCTGGACATGGTGGTAAAGACTCAGGCGCGCCAGGCTTGGGTGGACTTTTGGAAAAAGATGTAGTTTTGCCTATTGGTCGCCGCATAGCCGCAATTTTAGAGCAGAATGGTGTGCAAGCCGTACTGACGCGGGATGCTGATTTCTTTGTGGAGTTGCAAGGTAGAGTCGATATTGCTGAACGCGCCAATGCTACAGTTTTCGTCAGCGTTCACGCCAATTCTGTAGATAATCGCCCAGATGTCAATGGCTTAGAAGTCTACTATTACGATAGTGGCTACGCCTTAGCGGAAACAGTCCGCAACAGTATCTTACAAAGTATTGGCACTATTAAAGATAGAGGCACACGTAAAGCTAGATTCTATGTTCTCAGAAAGAGTTCCATGCCTTCGATTTTAGTAGAAACAGGTTATATGACAGGTCGGGAAGATAATCCGCGATTGGGTTCACCAGAATATCAAAATCGTATGGCAGAGGCGATCGCCCGTGGTATCCTGCAATATTTAAAGAGATGA
- a CDS encoding single-stranded DNA-binding protein, with the protein MSINIVTLVGRVGGDPDMKFFDSGKIVCKLTLAVNRRSRNDKPDWFTLEIWNKQAEAAGNYVRKGRLIAVKGSLKFDTWNDRQSGQLRSTPVILVDQWEFLDSKRDSEANGDYSPENF; encoded by the coding sequence ATGAGTATTAATATTGTCACTCTAGTCGGTCGGGTAGGTGGTGATCCAGATATGAAGTTTTTCGACTCTGGTAAGATTGTTTGCAAATTAACATTAGCGGTGAACCGACGATCGCGTAATGACAAACCAGACTGGTTCACTCTAGAAATATGGAATAAACAAGCAGAAGCAGCAGGTAACTATGTGCGTAAGGGTAGACTAATTGCAGTTAAAGGTTCTTTGAAATTTGACACCTGGAATGATCGCCAAAGTGGGCAACTCCGTTCTACACCAGTTATCCTAGTGGATCAGTGGGAGTTTTTAGATTCCAAACGCGATAGCGAAGCAAACGGTGACTATTCCCCAGAAAATTTTTAA
- a CDS encoding M48 family metallopeptidase, translating to MEIIKIEGLSPLEYEHPFDKKALDTLAKTPGLDFVVNKFYSLGLSKLLQLQLVGNSMKITPSSLPDIYEILEDACETLNLKTMPEFYVRHDRTSDINFQGITVGVEHPIVIISTECIDSFSRQELLFVIGCEIGRIKSQHIFYKEIAYLLPIVSEFVTSAVAVDFTKPLTSGIELALLQWSRWSELTVDRAGLLACQDLTVAMTVMAKMAGLPKKYFNSFDVDDFVTQAREYEGFGDTTYTKFLKMFNLMFKSQAFILSRANELIKWVDSGEYQAVLERKTRLKPVPTPSFCRHCGFKLELSTVFCPNCGRQTSP from the coding sequence ATGGAAATAATCAAGATAGAAGGACTAAGTCCTCTTGAGTATGAACATCCTTTCGATAAGAAAGCACTCGATACTTTAGCAAAAACACCTGGGTTGGATTTTGTAGTTAATAAATTTTATAGTCTTGGACTATCAAAGTTGTTGCAATTGCAGTTAGTTGGCAACAGCATGAAAATTACTCCTAGCAGTCTTCCTGATATTTATGAAATATTAGAAGATGCTTGTGAGACTTTAAACTTAAAGACAATGCCAGAATTTTATGTGCGGCATGATCGCACATCTGATATTAATTTTCAGGGAATCACTGTAGGAGTAGAGCATCCAATAGTTATTATTAGTACGGAATGTATAGATAGTTTTTCCAGACAGGAATTGTTGTTTGTCATCGGTTGTGAGATAGGTCGTATTAAGAGCCAGCATATTTTCTACAAGGAAATTGCTTATTTACTTCCCATCGTTAGTGAATTTGTCACAAGTGCAGTTGCAGTAGATTTTACTAAACCTCTAACGTCGGGAATTGAATTAGCATTATTACAGTGGTCTAGATGGTCAGAGTTGACTGTTGATCGTGCAGGACTGCTGGCCTGTCAGGATTTAACTGTGGCAATGACAGTTATGGCAAAAATGGCAGGCTTACCTAAAAAGTATTTTAACTCTTTTGATGTTGATGACTTTGTAACACAGGCAAGAGAATATGAAGGATTTGGAGATACAACCTATACAAAATTTCTGAAAATGTTCAACTTAATGTTTAAAAGCCAAGCTTTCATTCTTTCGCGTGCAAATGAACTGATAAAATGGGTTGACTCTGGAGAATACCAAGCAGTGCTAGAGCGTAAGACAAGATTGAAGCCAGTACCAACACCTAGTTTTTGTCGTCACTGTGGATTCAAGCTTGAGCTTTCCACTGTCTTTTGCCCAAATTGTGGTCGGCAAACTTCTCCTTAA
- a CDS encoding EVE domain-containing protein yields MAYWLLKTEPDDYSYFDLERDGGTVWDGVNNPLALKHIRTMQPQDLAWIYHTGKERQIMGMAEISSQAYPDPTLNDAKRVVVDIRPLQKVTQPVTLSQIKQTQKFAEFDLLRIPRLSVVPVSDIYWQYLMELAGVSH; encoded by the coding sequence ATGGCATATTGGCTGCTCAAAACTGAACCAGATGACTATTCGTACTTTGATTTAGAACGAGATGGTGGTACAGTTTGGGATGGTGTGAATAATCCCCTAGCACTCAAACATATACGAACAATGCAGCCTCAAGATTTGGCTTGGATTTATCACACTGGAAAAGAACGGCAAATTATGGGTATGGCTGAGATTTCTAGTCAGGCTTATCCAGACCCCACGTTAAATGATGCCAAGCGGGTAGTCGTAGATATACGCCCATTGCAAAAAGTAACTCAGCCTGTCACTTTATCCCAGATCAAACAAACACAGAAGTTTGCAGAGTTTGATTTACTCCGCATCCCTAGATTATCTGTAGTACCAGTCTCAGATATTTACTGGCAATACCTGATGGAATTAGCAGGTGTTAGCCATTGA
- a CDS encoding zinc-ribbon domain-containing protein, with amino-acid sequence MKCPKCQTENRQDSKFCINCGESLTSPAPIDDGIRRPSLASKRYAQGKNPILAAILCLLITGLGQVYNGDYLKALVMFLGAVILFAPTAGIGSFLMLIWSVIDAYQVAKGNQSLWK; translated from the coding sequence ATGAAGTGTCCAAAATGTCAAACTGAAAATCGCCAAGATTCAAAGTTTTGTATCAATTGTGGTGAGTCACTGACAAGTCCTGCTCCTATTGATGATGGTATCCGTAGACCTTCATTAGCCAGCAAAAGATATGCTCAAGGAAAAAATCCCATCCTTGCGGCAATTCTTTGCTTGTTAATTACAGGACTTGGACAAGTCTACAATGGTGATTATTTAAAAGCATTGGTTATGTTCTTGGGGGCAGTGATTTTATTTGCGCCTACTGCGGGTATAGGCTCTTTTCTTATGCTGATTTGGTCAGTTATTGATGCTTACCAAGTTGCTAAAGGTAATCAAAGTTTATGGAAATAA
- a CDS encoding SIMPL domain-containing protein, with protein MSQIALLNSKLRARKLFATLPLVLLVFLTATQPGMAQEKEKVWRTLTVTGRGEESIPTSISEINLGVEIQGKTAQEVQKEAARRSSAVVDFLKSRNVEKLQTTGIRLNPVYSYNNNVQRISGYAASNTVSFRVATEKAGTILDEAVKAGATQINSISFVATDEAIASARQQALKEATQDAQKQAEAVFNSLGIQSKEVVSIQVNGASAPPPPMLYRAEASKAVVGDMAIATPVVAGEQQVEATVTLQISY; from the coding sequence ATGTCTCAAATTGCTTTATTGAATTCTAAGTTGCGTGCTAGAAAACTTTTTGCCACTCTACCATTAGTGTTGCTGGTATTTTTGACTGCAACACAGCCGGGAATGGCGCAAGAAAAAGAAAAAGTCTGGCGGACTCTGACTGTGACAGGACGAGGTGAAGAATCAATCCCCACCTCTATTTCCGAAATTAACCTGGGGGTAGAAATTCAAGGAAAAACAGCACAGGAAGTACAAAAAGAAGCAGCTCGTCGGTCATCGGCGGTGGTAGATTTCTTAAAAAGTCGCAATGTAGAAAAATTACAAACTACAGGAATTCGCCTCAACCCAGTTTATAGTTACAACAACAATGTACAGCGCATTAGTGGATATGCTGCGAGTAATACCGTCAGCTTCCGTGTCGCCACAGAAAAAGCTGGAACAATTTTGGATGAAGCCGTCAAAGCTGGTGCTACCCAAATTAATAGTATTAGTTTTGTCGCTACCGATGAAGCGATCGCCTCTGCTAGACAACAAGCTTTAAAGGAAGCCACTCAAGACGCACAAAAGCAAGCTGAAGCTGTATTTAATTCTCTTGGCATTCAGTCTAAAGAGGTGGTTAGTATTCAAGTGAATGGTGCAAGTGCGCCGCCACCCCCAATGTTATATCGTGCAGAAGCATCTAAAGCAGTTGTTGGCGACATGGCCATTGCTACTCCTGTAGTGGCTGGTGAGCAACAAGTGGAAGCCACAGTAACATTGCAAATTAGTTATTAG